The Dendrosporobacter quercicolus genome includes a window with the following:
- a CDS encoding LL-diaminopimelate aminotransferase — translation MRKSFIQELFAQRIGGDLFGGDTVLYKFERIKQAKRTAIKNNPEINLIDLGVGEPDWMAEPAVVDILFEQAGLKENRGYTDNGVQEFKDAAVKYMESVYQVKGLNPFSEVNHGIGSKSILVQLPLAFINPGDITIMTVPGYPVLGTMTKALQGEVVNLPLLEKNKFWPDLNSLTQEQRRKAKLLYINYPNNPTGATATSQFYERVVRFARENNMIVVADAAYAALTFDGNKPFSFLSVSGAKEVGVEIHSLSKAFNMTGWRLAFICGNELVIKAFAAVKDNNDSGQFAAIQKAGIYCLQHPEITEKTALKYSRRHNLLVDVFRKAGFTVKKPKASFYLYVQIPKGMKNGRSFLSAEDFSQYLIAEKLISTVPWDDAGSYIRLSVTFEAGDEAAEIQIAKEIEHRLADADFIF, via the coding sequence ATGAGAAAAAGCTTTATTCAGGAATTGTTTGCACAACGCATTGGCGGTGATTTATTTGGCGGCGATACGGTGTTATATAAATTTGAAAGAATTAAACAGGCCAAAAGAACGGCCATAAAAAATAACCCGGAAATCAACTTAATTGACCTGGGGGTAGGGGAGCCGGATTGGATGGCTGAGCCGGCAGTTGTGGATATTTTGTTTGAGCAAGCCGGGTTAAAAGAAAATAGAGGCTATACCGATAATGGCGTACAGGAATTTAAAGATGCTGCTGTCAAATATATGGAATCTGTTTATCAGGTAAAGGGCTTGAACCCGTTTTCTGAGGTTAATCACGGGATTGGTTCCAAATCAATTTTAGTGCAGTTGCCGTTGGCTTTTATTAACCCTGGGGATATCACCATTATGACAGTACCGGGCTATCCGGTTTTGGGCACGATGACCAAAGCTTTGCAGGGCGAAGTAGTTAATCTGCCGTTGCTGGAAAAAAATAAATTTTGGCCTGATTTGAATTCTCTTACCCAGGAGCAGCGGCGTAAAGCCAAGCTATTGTATATCAACTATCCCAATAACCCAACCGGAGCGACTGCGACCAGCCAGTTTTATGAACGCGTTGTGCGTTTTGCCCGGGAAAACAACATGATTGTTGTAGCTGATGCCGCCTATGCCGCTCTTACTTTTGACGGTAACAAGCCGTTCAGCTTCTTGTCGGTAAGCGGAGCCAAGGAAGTCGGAGTGGAAATTCATTCCCTGTCCAAAGCGTTCAATATGACAGGCTGGAGGTTAGCGTTTATTTGCGGCAATGAACTGGTTATTAAAGCGTTTGCCGCGGTGAAAGACAACAATGATTCCGGACAGTTTGCCGCCATCCAAAAAGCCGGAATATATTGCTTGCAGCATCCTGAGATAACAGAAAAAACTGCGCTGAAATATTCGCGGCGTCACAATTTACTGGTAGATGTTTTTCGCAAAGCCGGTTTTACGGTGAAAAAACCCAAAGCTTCGTTCTATCTTTATGTACAAATTCCTAAAGGAATGAAAAATGGCCGGAGCTTTTTATCGGCTGAAGACTTTTCCCAATACTTAATTGCCGAAAAGCTGATTTCCACCGTTCCGTGGGATGATGCCGGTTCCTATATTCGGCTTTCCGTGACTTTTGAAGCCGGGGATGAAGCCGCGGAAATACAAATAGCAAAAGAGATAGAGCATCGCCTGGCTGACGCTGATTTTATTTTTTGA
- a CDS encoding aminotransferase class V-fold PLP-dependent enzyme, whose amino-acid sequence MIYLDNAATSWPKPEAVYQTVDKVMRQAGANPGRSGHTMALAADRVIQETRRLTAQLFSVPDPSRIIFTLNATDALNLALKGLLQAGDHVITGSMEHNALARPLEALCKTGVEVSKVATSPFSGLAAADIRTALRPNTKLIAVSHASNVTGTLNPIVDIARVAKAAGVLLLVDCAQTAGLFPIDVGKMGIDLLAFPGHKALFGCQGVGGLYIGRGISLKPLREGGTGSRSESLEQPEECPDRYESGTLNTPGIAGLGAGIRFILETGQDIVRRREEVLTNMLLTGLEKIRPVVLYGPSAGKTRAAVVSFGVPGIDPAEISLILDQSFQIASRAGLHCAPDAHLTLGTSRGGTVRLSPGYFTTEAEIEQCLQAVAAVIAELC is encoded by the coding sequence ATGATTTATTTGGATAATGCGGCCACTTCCTGGCCTAAACCGGAAGCTGTTTATCAAACGGTGGACAAGGTGATGCGCCAAGCCGGGGCTAACCCGGGGCGGTCAGGGCATACGATGGCTTTAGCGGCCGACCGGGTCATTCAGGAAACCCGGCGACTGACCGCTCAGTTGTTTTCCGTCCCGGATCCATCCCGGATTATTTTTACGCTAAATGCCACTGATGCTTTAAATCTGGCCTTAAAAGGATTATTACAGGCCGGTGATCATGTCATTACCGGCTCAATGGAGCATAACGCGCTGGCCCGGCCGCTGGAGGCGCTGTGCAAAACGGGGGTGGAGGTCAGCAAGGTTGCAACTTCGCCGTTCTCGGGCCTGGCGGCTGCCGACATCCGGACAGCCCTCAGGCCCAATACAAAACTGATTGCCGTTAGTCATGCCTCCAATGTAACCGGCACGCTTAACCCCATTGTGGATATTGCCCGGGTGGCAAAAGCCGCGGGGGTGTTGTTGCTGGTTGACTGCGCTCAGACGGCGGGGCTTTTTCCGATTGATGTGGGTAAAATGGGCATTGATTTACTGGCGTTTCCCGGTCATAAGGCGCTTTTTGGCTGCCAGGGGGTAGGCGGCCTGTATATTGGCAGGGGCATATCTTTAAAACCATTGCGGGAGGGGGGGACCGGCAGCAGATCAGAATCCCTGGAGCAGCCTGAGGAGTGCCCTGACCGTTATGAGAGCGGTACGCTCAATACGCCGGGGATTGCCGGATTGGGCGCCGGCATCCGGTTTATTCTTGAAACCGGGCAGGATATTGTCCGCCGGAGGGAAGAGGTATTAACCAATATGCTGCTGACTGGCCTGGAAAAAATCCGTCCGGTTGTTTTATATGGGCCATCTGCCGGCAAAACCCGCGCCGCCGTTGTATCATTTGGTGTTCCCGGAATTGATCCGGCGGAAATAAGCCTGATTTTGGATCAGTCTTTTCAAATTGCTTCAAGGGCGGGCTTGCATTGTGCGCCAGACGCCCATCTGACGCTGGGAACAAGCCGGGGCGGCACTGTCCGGTTAAGTCCCGGATATTTCACGACCGAGGCGGAAATTGAACAGTGTCTGCAGGCCGTTGCCGCCGTTATCGCTGAATTATGTTAA
- a CDS encoding ThiF family adenylyltransferase, with protein sequence MTMFEERYSRQAIFPGIGPTGQEKLAHSRVAILGVGALGSVIANNLARAGVGYLQLIDRDFVELSNLQRQCIFTESDVQAGLPKAIAAARYLQSVNSGIELEPVISDLNAGNVELLLSGVDLVVDGTDNFETRFILNDACVKHAIPWIHGAVLGSYGLTMNIIPGKTPCYRCLMPNIPETPGETCSSAGVLNMITGIIACYQSAEAVKILLDSPAIRTEALFIDVWTHSMQGRTLPVNAECPTCVRHEYSYLTARQATYTTALCGQNAVQVVPGTAKQINFADLAERLQPLGRLEYNRFTLRFAAGEVEMTLFTDGRAIIKNIDNENKAKALYAEYFGL encoded by the coding sequence ATGACAATGTTTGAAGAAAGATATTCACGGCAAGCCATATTTCCAGGAATCGGGCCAACCGGGCAGGAAAAACTGGCGCACAGCCGGGTGGCAATTCTTGGCGTCGGCGCTTTGGGGTCGGTTATTGCTAATAATTTAGCCCGGGCCGGGGTTGGTTATTTGCAGTTAATTGACCGTGACTTTGTGGAGTTGAGTAATTTACAGCGGCAATGCATCTTCACGGAGTCTGATGTTCAGGCCGGACTGCCCAAAGCGATTGCCGCCGCCCGCTATCTGCAATCGGTAAATTCAGGCATTGAGCTGGAGCCGGTAATCAGTGATTTGAATGCGGGCAATGTGGAGTTATTATTGAGCGGCGTTGATCTTGTTGTGGATGGCACGGATAATTTTGAAACCAGATTCATTCTGAATGACGCCTGTGTGAAGCATGCTATTCCCTGGATTCATGGCGCGGTGTTGGGAAGCTATGGGCTGACCATGAACATTATTCCCGGTAAGACTCCCTGCTATCGCTGCCTGATGCCCAATATACCGGAAACGCCGGGCGAAACGTGCAGCTCTGCCGGGGTGCTCAATATGATCACGGGAATCATTGCCTGCTATCAATCGGCGGAGGCTGTAAAAATTCTGCTGGATAGCCCGGCAATCAGGACGGAAGCATTGTTTATTGATGTGTGGACGCATTCGATGCAAGGCAGGACACTGCCGGTTAATGCTGAATGCCCCACCTGCGTCAGGCATGAGTATAGCTATTTAACCGCCCGGCAGGCAACCTATACAACCGCTCTGTGCGGGCAGAACGCCGTACAGGTAGTGCCGGGGACAGCGAAACAGATAAATTTTGCTGATCTGGCTGAACGGCTCCAGCCTTTGGGCCGGCTGGAGTATAACCGGTTTACGCTGCGCTTTGCCGCCGGTGAAGTGGAAATGACGCTGTTTACCGACGGGCGGGCGATCATCAAGAATATTGACAATGAAAATAAGGCGAAAGCTTTGTATGCCGAATATTTCGGCCTTTAA
- a CDS encoding nitrogenase component 1, whose product MAINLNITSAGTRESRLGSITGYSGDLHDLVHKSKCGTLQEKERCFSQSSSCDAGCALAQLASIRDVAVINHAPSGCTAMSANTIVHYTQLAAKRGVEYETVFLGTDMDESDTIFGATADLRQIIIETYHRYHPKAIFVGTSCVSGIIGEDVDSVVAELRAELPVPLAPVHCEGFKSRVWASGFDAADHAVLTNIVKPPERKTNIINFKNFNESARQEIIDIFANFDVAPFFLYANSTVQELSRLSEALATVSICGTLGTYLGNGLEQEYGVPYIKSINPLGIAGFEAWLREIGLVIHKEAEVEAYIERERAFYLPKIEEVKQQLKGLRAVLGMGASYAFQVSRVLQELGLEVVWVASWHYDTRYDNGEIPPHLEYLEQNSPYNFKVSVSDQQNFEILNILNRHKPDIYLARHPGTTVWAIKQGIAAFFLGDEYKTFGYRGTLDFANTILDTIRNRSFEKNLAARITLPYTAWWYKQDTAAFLKED is encoded by the coding sequence ATGGCGATCAATCTAAACATCACTTCAGCCGGTACCCGGGAGAGCCGGTTAGGATCAATTACCGGTTACTCCGGTGACTTGCATGATCTGGTGCATAAGAGTAAATGCGGGACACTACAGGAAAAGGAGCGTTGTTTCAGTCAGTCCAGCTCCTGTGACGCCGGCTGCGCTCTGGCCCAGCTTGCCAGCATCAGGGACGTTGCCGTTATCAATCATGCGCCGTCCGGTTGTACGGCAATGTCGGCCAATACGATTGTTCACTATACCCAGCTTGCCGCCAAGCGCGGCGTGGAGTATGAGACTGTTTTTCTGGGGACGGATATGGATGAGTCTGATACCATTTTTGGCGCCACCGCCGACCTGCGGCAAATCATCATTGAAACTTACCACCGCTATCACCCTAAAGCCATATTTGTAGGAACCTCGTGCGTTTCTGGCATCATCGGCGAAGATGTTGACAGCGTGGTTGCCGAACTAAGAGCAGAATTACCGGTTCCGCTGGCTCCTGTGCATTGTGAAGGGTTTAAATCCCGGGTTTGGGCATCCGGCTTTGATGCTGCCGACCATGCAGTGCTTACCAATATTGTCAAACCACCGGAAAGAAAGACCAATATCATTAATTTTAAGAATTTCAATGAAAGCGCCCGCCAGGAGATTATTGATATTTTTGCCAATTTTGATGTTGCGCCGTTTTTTCTATACGCCAATTCGACGGTGCAAGAGCTTTCGCGCCTTTCGGAAGCGCTGGCAACGGTGTCAATTTGCGGCACTTTAGGAACGTATTTGGGCAATGGCCTGGAACAGGAGTACGGGGTGCCGTATATCAAGAGCATCAATCCGTTAGGGATTGCCGGATTTGAAGCATGGCTGCGGGAAATCGGACTGGTTATTCACAAGGAAGCCGAGGTAGAGGCATACATTGAGCGGGAGCGGGCCTTCTATCTGCCTAAAATTGAAGAGGTCAAACAGCAGCTCAAGGGACTGAGGGCCGTACTGGGCATGGGAGCAAGTTACGCTTTTCAGGTGTCGCGGGTATTGCAGGAACTGGGGCTTGAAGTGGTGTGGGTTGCATCCTGGCACTATGACACCCGCTATGATAATGGCGAGATTCCGCCGCACTTGGAATATTTGGAACAGAACAGTCCTTATAACTTCAAAGTAAGTGTCAGCGATCAGCAGAATTTTGAAATTCTTAATATCCTCAACCGTCACAAACCGGATATATATCTGGCCAGGCATCCGGGAACTACGGTATGGGCGATTAAACAAGGCATTGCGGCCTTCTTTTTAGGTGATGAGTATAAGACGTTTGGCTATCGCGGCACACTGGATTTTGCCAATACGATCCTGGATACAATCAGGAACCGGAGTTTTGAAAAAAATCTGGCAGCCAGAATTACCCTTCCCTACACTGCATGGTGGTATAAACAAGACACTGCAGCATTCCTTAAGGAGGATTAA
- a CDS encoding nitrogenase component 1 produces MPKILDQPRYKCALAAMQTVQAITKALPILHSGPGCADKLQGNHGGSGHFAPRVFPCTNLNEKDVIFGGTERLQETIENALKVINADMYVVLSSCSSEIIGDDMEEVVRSFRDAEKPVIFASTAGFKGNNFLGHEWVVQAIIEQYLKPPAQKTKGLVNIWASIPQHDPFWYGNLFELERLVAQLGLIPNTIFGYDRGIKNIDKLPAAEFNLLVSPWVGLNNVKLLQEKFATPYLHWPTLPVGASETSKFLRAVGGFAGVDKRKTENLIKENENKYYYFIERFADVFLETRVMSKRFVVVSDAQYSLALTKFLVNDVGLFPSKQYITDNTPPEYQEQIKSEFSNLNYGIEAEVEFLSDGYVIQDEIKNTYFTGYPLIIGSGWEKKVAQKTQAHYLPVSWPVNERLIINSSYVGYEGGLKLLEDIYSVVLTRFN; encoded by the coding sequence ATGCCCAAGATATTAGATCAACCCCGATATAAATGCGCCCTGGCCGCAATGCAGACGGTTCAGGCAATCACCAAGGCGCTGCCTATTCTGCATTCGGGGCCTGGCTGCGCTGATAAATTACAGGGCAACCACGGCGGTTCGGGCCATTTTGCCCCCAGGGTTTTCCCCTGCACAAACCTTAATGAAAAAGATGTTATTTTCGGAGGAACCGAACGCTTACAGGAAACGATTGAAAACGCGCTGAAGGTGATCAATGCCGATATGTATGTCGTCCTGAGCAGCTGTTCTTCCGAGATCATCGGCGATGATATGGAAGAGGTTGTCCGTTCGTTTCGGGATGCCGAAAAGCCGGTAATCTTTGCGTCAACAGCAGGATTTAAAGGAAACAATTTTTTAGGCCATGAGTGGGTGGTGCAGGCCATTATTGAACAATACTTAAAGCCGCCGGCGCAAAAGACCAAAGGACTTGTAAATATATGGGCCAGTATTCCGCAGCATGACCCCTTCTGGTATGGCAATTTATTTGAGCTGGAGCGGCTTGTGGCTCAGCTTGGCTTAATTCCCAATACAATTTTCGGCTATGACCGCGGCATAAAAAACATTGATAAACTGCCTGCAGCAGAATTTAATCTGCTGGTATCTCCATGGGTGGGATTAAATAATGTAAAGCTGCTGCAGGAAAAATTTGCTACTCCTTATTTACATTGGCCGACACTGCCGGTGGGCGCGTCCGAAACCAGTAAGTTCCTGCGGGCAGTCGGCGGGTTTGCCGGGGTGGATAAGCGAAAAACAGAAAACCTGATTAAAGAAAACGAAAATAAGTATTATTATTTTATTGAACGGTTTGCTGATGTGTTTTTAGAGACCCGCGTGATGTCCAAGCGTTTCGTCGTGGTTTCCGATGCCCAGTATTCATTGGCGTTAACGAAGTTTCTGGTCAATGATGTCGGTTTGTTTCCGTCCAAGCAATACATCACGGATAATACACCGCCTGAATATCAGGAGCAGATAAAATCAGAATTCAGCAATCTGAATTATGGAATTGAGGCCGAAGTGGAGTTCTTATCAGACGGCTATGTTATCCAGGATGAGATCAAAAACACCTATTTTACCGGATATCCGCTAATTATTGGCAGCGGCTGGGAAAAGAAGGTGGCGCAAAAAACACAGGCGCACTATTTGCCGGTTTCCTGGCCGGTAAACGAACGCCTGATCATCAATAGTTCTTATGTAGGATATGAGGGCGGACTGAAGTTGCTGGAGGATATTTACTCGGTAGTGCTTACCAGATTTAACTAG
- a CDS encoding GNAT family N-acetyltransferase: MIRTIEEYSLNALPALQTMIYDGWVLRFAGGYSKRANSVNPLYPSTEPPLAKIRNCEQFYAAKNLSAVFKITPAALPPALDAILAEQGYRRDSPASVQVLDLTGLTPSFDEQMTASQQLTEEWLTDFCRFSSVSNKNKPVLKYMLKNIIPNKYIVSLKAGSSAIGGGVGVLQGEFIGLYDIVIDSAYRNQGYGQKLVSGLLRLGRSAGAKKAYLQVMSNNYPAVKLYSGMGFTELYQYWYRIK, encoded by the coding sequence ATGATAAGAACAATCGAAGAATATTCACTCAACGCTCTGCCGGCCCTGCAGACCATGATATACGACGGCTGGGTTCTGCGCTTTGCCGGCGGTTACTCCAAACGCGCCAATTCGGTTAACCCGTTATATCCTTCCACCGAGCCTCCGCTCGCCAAAATCAGGAATTGTGAACAATTCTACGCCGCCAAAAACCTGTCGGCAGTTTTTAAAATAACGCCGGCGGCGTTGCCACCGGCGTTAGATGCCATATTGGCGGAGCAAGGGTATCGCCGCGATTCCCCGGCCAGCGTACAAGTGCTTGATTTAACCGGGCTGACGCCGTCATTCGATGAACAAATGACTGCCAGCCAGCAGCTAACCGAAGAATGGCTGACTGATTTTTGCCGTTTCAGCAGTGTTTCAAATAAAAATAAGCCGGTATTAAAATACATGCTGAAAAATATTATTCCCAATAAATATATTGTATCCTTAAAAGCCGGCAGCTCTGCCATCGGCGGTGGTGTTGGCGTGCTGCAAGGAGAATTTATCGGTCTGTATGATATCGTCATTGACAGCGCTTACCGCAATCAGGGCTATGGCCAAAAACTAGTCTCCGGCCTTCTCCGGCTGGGAAGAAGCGCAGGAGCAAAAAAAGCCTACCTCCAGGTTATGTCCAATAATTACCCGGCGGTTAAGCTGTACTCCGGTATGGGATTTACGGAACTGTACCAGTACTGGTATAGAATAAAATAA
- a CDS encoding sugar phosphate isomerase/epimerase family protein has protein sequence MAKVSIFSWFGFPIPMDKRFKMIKAAGFDGVLLWWSDEHAAVDGDKAVQPALARENGLCVENIHAPFEGINCLWTDGRQGDEFEQVLANCINESAVHEIPTVVMHLSAGEHLQKTNQTGLDRIKRLVELAERKNVNIALENLRRLEYLHFILDNIQSDRLGFCYDSGHEYCYNREADLLTQYGARLMAVHIHDNDGVHDLHKVPGEGSVDWKAVVAKLKKSVYRGAVALEVTNKFSKYGDTETPEWFLRRAFQSAKKLYEFLYGDSLSPSKR, from the coding sequence ATGGCAAAAGTAAGTATTTTTTCCTGGTTTGGTTTTCCAATACCGATGGATAAACGTTTTAAAATGATAAAAGCCGCCGGATTTGACGGAGTACTGTTGTGGTGGAGTGACGAGCATGCAGCCGTTGATGGCGACAAAGCGGTACAGCCGGCGCTGGCAAGAGAAAACGGTCTTTGTGTTGAAAATATCCATGCGCCTTTTGAAGGAATTAATTGTTTGTGGACAGATGGGCGGCAGGGGGATGAATTCGAGCAAGTTCTGGCAAATTGTATCAATGAAAGTGCAGTTCATGAAATTCCAACAGTGGTGATGCATCTTTCGGCTGGCGAGCATCTCCAAAAGACCAATCAGACCGGGTTGGACAGAATAAAACGGCTGGTAGAATTAGCGGAGCGGAAAAATGTTAATATTGCGCTGGAAAACCTCCGCCGGCTGGAATATCTGCATTTTATTTTGGACAACATCCAGTCTGACAGGTTAGGCTTTTGTTACGATTCAGGACATGAGTACTGTTACAACAGGGAAGCTGATTTGCTTACGCAATACGGGGCAAGGCTGATGGCTGTGCATATCCATGATAACGACGGGGTTCATGACTTGCATAAAGTGCCTGGTGAAGGATCGGTTGACTGGAAAGCGGTGGTTGCCAAACTGAAAAAGTCGGTTTATCGCGGCGCTGTTGCCTTGGAGGTAACCAACAAGTTTTCTAAGTATGGTGATACCGAAACCCCTGAATGGTTCTTGCGGAGAGCCTTTCAGTCGGCCAAAAAGCTATATGAATTTCTGTACGGGGATTCGCTCAGTCCTTCAAAACGCTAG
- a CDS encoding aminotransferase class I/II-fold pyridoxal phosphate-dependent enzyme encodes MTQLAQTNELTLRDQYTFLVRSYEKFQAQKLKLNMARGIPCQEQLDLSNGLFDCTGPGDYKTGNGVDCRNYGGIEGIPEVRELCAELLETDPQQVLVGGNSSLNLMFDLIAHAMFYPLPGGSRAWGKLPAVKFLCPSPGYDRHFAICEHLGIEMIPVNYRQDGPDMDQIEALVAADPAIKGIWCVPKYSNPLGITYSDTVIRRLAALPAKAGDFRIFYDNAYNVHHLTATPARLLNILDACKQAGHPDRVFVFGSTSKMTFPGAGIAMLASSDANLNWLKKKIGIQTIGPDKLNQLRQVRFFRNRAGIEAHMQKHAAIIKPKFDLVLTTLTAELAGKSLASWSNPQGGYFISLDTLPGCAKQVVAKAAAAGVVLTPAGATFPYGRDPEDKNIRLSPTFPSLPELKKAMQLLTLCIQLVSIEQELA; translated from the coding sequence ATGACTCAGTTGGCCCAAACCAATGAATTAACACTGCGTGACCAATATACTTTCTTAGTCCGCAGTTATGAAAAATTCCAGGCGCAAAAGCTAAAACTAAATATGGCGCGCGGTATCCCCTGCCAAGAGCAGTTGGACCTGTCCAACGGACTCTTTGATTGTACCGGCCCCGGCGATTACAAAACAGGCAATGGCGTTGACTGCCGGAATTATGGCGGCATTGAAGGCATTCCCGAAGTCCGGGAGCTTTGCGCCGAGCTTTTGGAAACAGACCCGCAACAGGTGCTTGTCGGAGGAAATTCCAGCTTAAACCTGATGTTTGATCTCATCGCCCATGCCATGTTTTACCCTCTGCCCGGCGGCAGCCGCGCCTGGGGCAAACTGCCGGCGGTTAAATTTCTCTGCCCCAGCCCCGGTTATGACCGGCACTTTGCCATCTGTGAACATTTGGGAATTGAAATGATTCCCGTCAATTACCGGCAGGATGGTCCTGATATGGATCAAATTGAAGCTTTAGTCGCCGCTGACCCGGCAATTAAAGGCATCTGGTGCGTACCGAAATACAGCAATCCCCTGGGCATTACTTATAGCGATACGGTCATCCGGCGGTTAGCCGCCCTGCCGGCCAAAGCCGGTGATTTTCGCATCTTTTATGATAACGCTTATAATGTCCATCATCTCACCGCCACTCCGGCCAGGCTGTTAAACATTCTGGACGCCTGTAAGCAGGCTGGTCATCCTGATCGCGTTTTCGTTTTCGGTTCAACTTCCAAAATGACTTTTCCGGGGGCTGGTATTGCTATGCTTGCCAGCAGTGACGCCAACCTTAATTGGCTAAAGAAAAAAATCGGCATCCAGACCATCGGGCCTGATAAACTGAATCAGTTGCGCCAGGTTCGCTTCTTCCGGAACCGGGCCGGGATTGAGGCTCACATGCAAAAACATGCAGCAATCATCAAGCCTAAATTTGATTTGGTGCTGACCACTTTGACCGCTGAATTAGCCGGAAAAAGCCTGGCTTCCTGGAGCAATCCCCAGGGCGGTTATTTTATCAGTCTTGACACGCTGCCCGGCTGTGCAAAACAAGTCGTCGCCAAAGCGGCTGCTGCTGGCGTCGTACTGACCCCGGCCGGAGCTACTTTTCCTTACGGCCGGGACCCTGAAGATAAAAACATCCGGCTTTCGCCTACCTTCCCGTCTTTGCCGGAACTGAAAAAGGCCATGCAGTTGCTGACCCTGTGCATTCAGTTGGTCAGTATAGAGCAGGAATTGGCGTAA
- a CDS encoding gluconate:H+ symporter: MDQSTAMLAVLGLAIVMIIVLSIKFKIHAFISLLGACFLIAFATGMPLETIGKSIETGMGGTLGFLAPILALGAIIGKMMEISGGAEKLARTLINIIGKNRAAWAMMIVAYICGIPVFLQVGIVLLTPILFHVVQESKQPLVKVALSMTTALTVVHCIVPPHPAATAITLALNADIGKVIFYGLLVGLPATAIAGPIFGQFISKSNNFEPPEQYRNVQPTPDEKLPAFGITIFTILLPLLMMIGKTVIELNSAKDASYLPFINFLGNPITALFIAAILSYYVMGIKRGHTLGDLAKRTEAAMGPMATIILVIGAAGAFNRVILDSGIGEVLKQVLTTIQVSPLVMAWVIAIIMRFAIGSATVAMMTSAGFIMPVLTAYPSLDPALVAIAIGSGAIGASHVTDPGFWFVKEALGIPMNKMFSIYTASTTIAAVVGLIGTLILASVLG, from the coding sequence ATGGATCAGTCTACAGCGATGCTTGCTGTGCTAGGATTAGCTATTGTAATGATTATCGTTTTGAGTATTAAATTTAAAATTCATGCTTTTATCTCCTTATTGGGCGCTTGCTTTTTAATTGCTTTCGCTACCGGGATGCCTTTGGAAACAATCGGCAAATCAATTGAAACCGGCATGGGCGGCACGCTCGGCTTTCTCGCGCCAATCTTAGCTTTAGGCGCCATTATCGGCAAAATGATGGAAATTTCCGGCGGCGCCGAGAAATTAGCGCGAACCTTAATCAACATCATTGGGAAAAACCGCGCCGCCTGGGCAATGATGATTGTTGCCTACATTTGCGGGATTCCGGTATTTTTGCAAGTCGGTATCGTTTTACTTACACCGATCTTATTCCATGTGGTCCAGGAATCAAAGCAGCCGCTGGTTAAAGTCGCTTTGTCCATGACCACCGCTTTGACTGTCGTACATTGCATTGTTCCTCCTCATCCGGCCGCTACTGCCATTACTTTGGCGCTAAATGCCGATATTGGCAAAGTTATTTTCTACGGCCTGCTGGTCGGCCTGCCGGCCACAGCGATTGCCGGTCCTATTTTCGGGCAGTTTATCTCTAAATCCAATAACTTTGAACCGCCTGAACAATACCGCAATGTTCAGCCAACGCCTGACGAAAAGCTGCCGGCTTTCGGTATTACCATTTTTACCATCCTGCTTCCGTTGCTGATGATGATTGGTAAAACCGTCATTGAATTAAATTCGGCTAAAGACGCTTCTTATCTGCCGTTCATTAATTTTCTGGGCAATCCAATTACCGCCCTGTTTATTGCCGCCATCTTATCCTATTATGTGATGGGCATTAAACGCGGCCATACCCTTGGCGATCTCGCCAAACGCACTGAAGCCGCGATGGGTCCGATGGCGACCATCATCCTGGTCATTGGCGCCGCCGGCGCTTTCAACCGGGTTATCCTGGATAGCGGCATCGGTGAAGTTCTCAAACAGGTTTTAACAACCATTCAGGTAAGCCCGCTGGTCATGGCCTGGGTAATTGCCATTATTATGCGCTTTGCCATCGGCAGCGCCACTGTTGCCATGATGACCTCCGCCGGTTTTATCATGCCTGTGCTTACCGCTTATCCCTCCTTGGATCCGGCGTTGGTAGCCATTGCCATTGGTTCGGGCGCAATCGGCGCATCTCACGTAACCGATCCTGGCTTCTGGTTTGTTAAAGAAGCTTTAGGAATTCCGATGAACAAGATGTTCTCTATCTACACTGCTTCAACCACCATCGCTGCGGTTGTCGGACTGATCGGGACACTTATTCTGGCCTCGGTACTGGGCTAA